Proteins from a genomic interval of Dama dama isolate Ldn47 chromosome 1, ASM3311817v1, whole genome shotgun sequence:
- the LOC133064563 gene encoding olfactory receptor 8U9-like has protein sequence MTAENCTVFTAFIFLGLSGRQDVQQGLFLLFLLVYGMTVVANVGMILLIKVDPRMHTPMYYFLSNLSFCDICYSSTISPKMLADFLSEQKRIPYNVCATQLYFFGAFADVECPMLAVMAYDHYVAICNPLLYPIAMSRGICTQLVAIAYIVGLVDSAIHTCCTFRLSFCNSNIINHFFCDNPPLLALSSSDASINEIVMFTFIGCVVGTSIITVLLSYSYILTTILRMNSAEGRRKAFSTCASHLTAVAMFHGTLLFMYFRPSSSYSMDTDKMASVFYTVAIPMLNPLIYSLRNQDVKGALKKAISTKLCSE, from the coding sequence ATGACTGCTGAAAACTGCACTGTGTTTACTGCCTTCATATTCTTAGGACTTTCTGGTAGACAAGATGTGCAGCAGGGgctcttcctgctcttcctgctgGTTTATGGCATGACTGTGGTTGCCAATGTTGGGATGATCCTGCTGATCAAGGTGGACCCCAGAATGCACACACCCATGTATTATTTCCTGAGCAATCTGTCCTTCTGTGACATCTGCTATTCTTCTACTATCTCTCCCAAGATGCTGGCTGATTTCTTATCTGAGCAAAAAAGGATTCCATACAATGTATGTGCCACTCAGTTGTATTTTTTTGGAGCCTTTGCAGATGTGGAATGTCCCATGTTGGCTGTCATGGCTTATGACCATTATGTAGCCATTTGCAATCCACTTCTTTATCCAATTGCCATGTCCAGGGGAATCTGTACCCAGCTTGTGGCTATTGCTTATATCGTAGGCTTGGTAGATTCAGCAATCCACACCTGTTGTACATTTCGGTTGTCATTCTGTAATTCCAATATCATCAATCACTTTTTCTGTGACAACCCACCCTTACTAGCCCTCTCCTCCTCAGATGCATCCATCAATGAGATCGTGATGTTCACTTTTATTGGCTGTGTTGTGGGGACCAGCATTATCACCGTCCTCCTTTCCTACAGTTACATCCTAACAACCATCCTTAGAATGAACTCAGCTGAGGGGAGACgcaaagccttctccacctgtgccTCCCACTTAACCGCTGTGGCTATGTTTCATGGCACGCTcctgttcatgtatttcagacccaGCTCCAGTTACTCCATGGACACAGACAAAATGGCCTCTGTCTTTTACACAGTTGCCATCCCCATGTTAAACCCACTGATCTACAGCTTAAGGAATCAAGATGTAAAAGGTGCCCTAAAAAAAGCAATCAGTACTAAATTATGTTCTGAGTGA
- the LOC133055672 gene encoding olfactory receptor 5I1-like, giving the protein MEVENGTVKTQFFLLGFSDHPELQSVLFAVFLSIYSVTLMGNLGMVLLITVSPPLHTPMYFFLRILSFVDACYSSVIAPKLLVDLVSDKKTISYSGCAAQFYFFCCSVDTESFILTVMAYDRYIAICNPLLYTVIMSKRICHQLAIGAFLGGTMSSVIHTTNTFQLSFCSSEINHFFCDVSPLFSLSCTDTYIHDVVLVVFASLVEALCLLTVLLSYILITAAILKTRSADGRRKGFSTCACHLTMVSIYHGTLIFIYLRPSTGHSLDIDKVTSVFYTLIIPMLNPLIYSLRNKDVKNAFRKMISRKFLS; this is encoded by the coding sequence ATGGAGGTGGAGAACGGCACTGTGAAGACACAGTTCTTTCTCTTGGGATTCAGCGACCACCCAGAACTGCAGAGTGTTCTTTTTGCTGTGTTTCTGTCTATCTACTCTGTCACCCTGATGGGGAACCTTGGGATGGTTTTATTAATCACGGTCAGTCCGCCTTTGCACACCCCTATGTACTTTTTTCTCCGCATCTTGTCTTTCGTAGATGCTTGCTACTCCTCAGTCATTGCCCCCAAGTTACTTGTGGACTTAGTTTCTGATAAGAAGACCATTTCTTACAGTGGCTGTGCtgcacagttttatttcttctgctgTTCGGTGGACACAGAGTCTTTTATCTTGACTGTCATGGCTTATGACCGGTACATAGCCATCTGCAACCCCCTGCTTTACACTGTTATTATGTCCAAGAGGATTTGCCACCAGCTTGCAATTGGGGCATTTTTAGGGGGTACCATGAGCTCAGTGATTCACACCACTAATACCTTTCAACTGTCTTTCTGCTCCAGTGAAATTAACCATTTCTTTTGTGACGtctcccctctcttctctctgtcctGCACTGACACCTATATCCATGATGTTGTACTGGTGGTCTTTGCTAGTTTAGTGGAAGCTCTCTGCCTTCTAACAGTTCTCCTCTCTTATATCCTCATCACAGCAGCAATTCTTAAAACAAGATCTGCTGACGGAAGAAGAAAAGGATTCTCCACTTGTGCTTGCCATCTGACCATGGTCTCTATCTACCATGGTACCCTGATCTTCATTTATTTGCGTCCCAGTACTGGCCATTCACTGGATATTGATAAAGTGACCTCTGTGTTCTATACATTGATTATACCTATGCTGAATCCCCTGATTTACAGTCTAAggaacaaagatgtgaaaaatgcttTTAGGAAAATGATTAGCAGGAAATTTCTTTCTTAA